The Actinomycetota bacterium genome includes a window with the following:
- a CDS encoding menaquinol-cytochrome c reductase cytochrome b subunit, whose protein sequence is MAAAQAARAEGADAGEAAGATQAAAVATAETPSGRLTPEQRAARVQESLKSKGGNGAAQSIGVPGTSEHTHRLLALVPPAGIQQVHSKQADKVYTWPHLLLVEFVSLLAVGVLLLIVSYFLDPIFRTLANPNLTPNPSKAPWYFLGLQELLRYFHPMVAGVTIPGVGLIILGAAGYIDKNPSAKPDNRKFANLAFTMFLVLWTVLVFAGSFFRGPGFNWVWPWQDGLFFEL, encoded by the coding sequence ATCGCCGCGGCTCAGGCTGCGCGTGCCGAGGGCGCAGACGCGGGCGAGGCCGCCGGGGCCACGCAGGCCGCCGCCGTCGCGACCGCCGAGACACCCAGTGGCCGGTTGACCCCCGAGCAACGCGCCGCGCGCGTCCAGGAGTCCCTCAAGTCCAAGGGTGGCAACGGAGCGGCGCAGTCCATCGGCGTCCCCGGGACGTCGGAGCACACCCACCGCCTGCTGGCCCTCGTGCCCCCCGCGGGTATCCAGCAGGTCCACAGCAAGCAAGCGGACAAGGTCTACACGTGGCCGCACCTGCTGCTGGTCGAGTTCGTCTCGCTGCTCGCGGTCGGGGTGCTGCTGCTCATCGTCAGCTACTTCCTCGACCCCATCTTCCGCACGCTCGCCAACCCCAACCTCACCCCCAACCCCTCGAAGGCACCGTGGTACTTCCTCGGGCTGCAGGAGCTGCTGCGCTACTTCCACCCGATGGTCGCCGGCGTGACCATCCCCGGTGTGGGGCTGATCATCCTCGGGGCGGCCGGCTACATCGACAAGAACCCGTCGGCCAAGCCCGACAACCGCAAGTTCGCCAACCTCGCGTTCACGATGTTCCTCGTCCTGTGGACGGTCCTGGTCTTCGCCGGGTCGTTCTTCCGCGGCCCCGGCTTCAACTGGGTCTGGCCGTGGCAGGACGGCCTCTTCTTCGAGCTGTAG